In Paracoccus sp. MC1862, the genomic window CCGACATGATGGGTGCCACCCGTCCGTCCGACTGGACCGAGCCAAAGACCGAGCCCTGCTGCTACATGGACGCGGTGGAGATCGCCCGGGCCCGCGGCATCCCGGCCTCGACCTGGCGGCGCTACGAGGCGCAGCTTGCGGCGGCCCGCCTGATCGAGCGCCGTACGGCCGCGAACGGCGCCCGCAGCCGTTGGACCGGCACCGGCATCTTCTTCGGGCCACTGCTGGCGCAGGTGAGCGACCTTCTGGCTATGAGAGAGCAGGCCGAGGCCGAGCGGCGCGCACACGCCCATCTGCGCGGCAGGCGCTCCATCGCCCGTCGCCATCTGCGGCACGCGATCGAGGCGCTGATCGAGCTTGGTGCGGCAGGCGAGACGGTCCAGGCGCTTGTCGAGCAGCGTGACGCCTGGCCTGCGGCCGAGGCGCTGTACTGCATGACGGTGGCCGAGCTGCGCCGGCACGTCGATGAGGCCGAATCCCTGTGTCGCGAAGCGCTGGCTCTTGTCGAGAACCTCGAGAAATCAAGCGGTGGACCGCTCAGTTTCGAGCGGTCTCATATACAAGATACAACCCAAATTCACATGAAGTCAGGTAATGCATGCGTGGATAACCGGAGCACGGGCAAGCCCGTGCAAGACAATCCCTCAGCTGCTCCGCCTAACGGCTCCGCGAAGAGCACAGAAAAAAATGATGGGGCGGGCAGGGCAGCGGTCAAGGGCCAGTTCATCGACCGGCTGGGACCGCAGCGGCTGTTCGAACTGGCCTCCGTCGAGATGCAGCAGGATCTGCTGCGCCACCGCAGCGACCCGGGCGAGCTGACGCTGTTCGACTTCATCTGCGCGGCCTATGACCGCTTCCCCCACATCGGCCTGCGGCCGCGGCTTTGGGAGGAATGGGCGCAGCTCATGTCCGAGGAGGAACTGATGCTTTGCACGCTCATCACCGATGCACGGCGATCGGACCCCGAAACCCCGGTCATCAGCCCAGGGGGCTACATGCGCGGCATGGTCCGGGCCTGCCAGCTCGGCACCCTCAACCTGACCGGCAGCCTGATCGGCCTCAACGAACGACGGCTGGCCGAGGAACGGACATGAAGGGACGGCGGCAAGGGCTGAACTTGGTTGGAAACGTCGGTCACGGCCGGGGAAAGATCAAAAATCTCCTTGGCCTTGTCGGAGCAGGATCATCGACAGCGTATTGCAGCGCATCCGGATGCAGGACGGCGGCCGGTATGAAAGGCTCATGGGTGAATGAATACCACAGCCAGGCCGTCCGAGCCGGCGAGATCACCCGGTGAGGCCGCGCCGGCCCTGTCCGGTCCGGCCGGTTTCCCCGCCGGTCAGCGTGGTGCCTTTCGGTCTGACGCCCGAGGCCCTTGCCAGGATGGCAAGCTTGCCGTGGAGGATGCGGTAATCCGCATTGTGGTTATAAGCATGGATCGCTTCCAGCAGCAGTTCCCATTCCGTCTTCGTCAGTCCTGGGCCATTC contains:
- a CDS encoding helix-turn-helix domain-containing protein; its protein translation is MTHLAAQAAPLFPTLALPGGRSALLDLVRTVRHLLRPVPCAGAINALADMMGATRPSDWTEPKTEPCCYMDAVEIARARGIPASTWRRYEAQLAAARLIERRTAANGARSRWTGTGIFFGPLLAQVSDLLAMREQAEAERRAHAHLRGRRSIARRHLRHAIEALIELGAAGETVQALVEQRDAWPAAEALYCMTVAELRRHVDEAESLCREALALVENLEKSSGGPLSFERSHIQDTTQIHMKSGNACVDNRSTGKPVQDNPSAAPPNGSAKSTEKNDGAGRAAVKGQFIDRLGPQRLFELASVEMQQDLLRHRSDPGELTLFDFICAAYDRFPHIGLRPRLWEEWAQLMSEEELMLCTLITDARRSDPETPVISPGGYMRGMVRACQLGTLNLTGSLIGLNERRLAEERT